A part of Streptomyces sp. DSM 40750 genomic DNA contains:
- a CDS encoding NCS2 family permease has translation MSDAQKVADRPGAAPPGANSVDRFFKITARGSTFAREVRGGFATFFTMAYILVLNPIILGSAKDKYGHTLDGAELVTATALVAALMTIIMGVGGNLPLALAAGLGLNAVVAFQIAPLMSWSDAMGLVVLEGLLICVLVVTGLREAVMHAIPQALKQAISVGIGLFIAFIGFVDAGFVSRIPDIANTTVPVQLGATGALSGWPILVFCLGVLLTIGLLARKVKGAILISILAMTVVAIVINSVADIKSWGLTTPKVPDDIVAAPEFGLIGDFSLFGSFGETTVITVVLLIFTLLLSDFFDTMGTVVGITAEAGLLDEEGKVPNVGRVLLIDGAAAVAGGAASSSSATSYIESAAGVGEGARTGFSNLITGGLFAVALFLTPLLTIVPMQAAAPALVAVGFLMMTQVKNIDWDKYEIAIPAFLTIAVMPFTYSITNGIGAGFLAFVLIKTVLGKAKEIHWLLWGTAALFLVYFAINPIQQLFGVK, from the coding sequence ATGTCCGACGCACAGAAGGTGGCCGACCGTCCCGGAGCCGCGCCACCCGGGGCGAACAGCGTCGATCGCTTCTTCAAGATCACCGCTCGGGGATCCACCTTCGCCCGGGAGGTACGCGGCGGCTTCGCCACGTTCTTCACGATGGCGTACATCCTTGTCCTGAATCCCATCATCCTCGGCAGCGCGAAGGACAAGTACGGCCACACCCTCGACGGCGCCGAACTCGTCACCGCCACCGCCCTCGTGGCCGCCCTGATGACGATCATCATGGGCGTCGGCGGCAACCTGCCGCTCGCGCTCGCCGCCGGCCTCGGGCTCAACGCGGTCGTCGCCTTCCAGATAGCCCCGCTGATGAGCTGGTCCGACGCGATGGGCCTGGTGGTCCTCGAAGGCCTGCTGATCTGCGTACTGGTGGTCACGGGCCTGCGCGAGGCCGTCATGCACGCCATCCCGCAGGCGCTCAAGCAGGCGATCAGCGTCGGCATCGGCCTGTTCATCGCCTTCATCGGCTTCGTCGACGCCGGGTTCGTCAGCCGCATACCGGACATCGCGAACACCACCGTGCCGGTGCAGCTCGGCGCCACCGGCGCGCTGTCCGGCTGGCCCATCCTGGTCTTCTGCCTCGGTGTCCTGCTGACCATCGGCCTGCTCGCCCGCAAGGTGAAGGGCGCGATCCTCATCAGCATCCTGGCGATGACGGTCGTTGCGATCGTGATCAACTCGGTGGCCGACATCAAGAGCTGGGGCCTGACCACCCCGAAGGTTCCCGACGACATCGTCGCCGCCCCCGAGTTCGGACTGATCGGCGACTTCAGCCTGTTCGGCTCGTTCGGCGAGACCACCGTCATCACGGTCGTCCTGCTGATCTTCACGCTGCTGCTCTCGGACTTCTTCGACACCATGGGCACGGTCGTCGGCATCACCGCCGAGGCGGGCCTGCTCGACGAGGAGGGCAAGGTCCCGAACGTCGGCCGCGTCCTCCTCATCGACGGCGCCGCGGCCGTCGCGGGCGGTGCCGCCTCCTCGTCCTCCGCGACCTCCTACATCGAGTCCGCGGCCGGCGTCGGCGAGGGCGCCCGCACCGGCTTCTCCAACCTGATCACCGGTGGCCTCTTCGCGGTGGCGCTCTTCCTGACCCCGCTGCTGACCATCGTCCCCATGCAGGCCGCCGCCCCCGCGCTCGTCGCCGTCGGCTTCCTGATGATGACCCAGGTCAAGAACATCGACTGGGACAAGTACGAGATCGCCATCCCCGCGTTCCTCACCATCGCCGTGATGCCGTTCACCTACTCCATCACCAACGGCATCGGCGCCGGCTTCCTCGCCTTCGTCCTCATCAAGACGGTCCTCGGCAAGGCGAAGGAGATCCACTGGCTGCTGTGGGGCACCGCGGCCCTGTTCCTGGTGTACTTCGCGATCAACCCGATCCAGCAGCTGTTCGGGGTGAAGTGA
- a CDS encoding SigE family RNA polymerase sigma factor, whose translation MGTVVDDAASVEFHAFFERHYAELSRLAHLLTGEADAADDLAADALLAMWHRWDRVRAADHPVAYARGVVANLARTRIRSAVRERRRITLFWSQREEKTENPDVAGVVDVQSALRRLPFRKRACVVLRHAFDLSEKDTALALGVSVGTVKSQTSKGMAELQKLLGTEEAPRRMHAGITGAGVTGASVPGAAAPGSGGRDR comes from the coding sequence GTGGGCACTGTCGTCGACGACGCAGCCTCCGTGGAGTTCCACGCTTTCTTCGAACGGCATTATGCCGAACTGTCCCGCCTGGCCCACCTGTTGACGGGTGAGGCCGACGCCGCCGACGACCTGGCCGCGGACGCGTTGCTCGCGATGTGGCACCGCTGGGACCGGGTCCGCGCGGCGGACCATCCGGTGGCGTACGCCCGCGGTGTCGTCGCCAATCTGGCCCGCACCCGGATCCGCAGCGCGGTCCGCGAGCGCCGTAGGATCACGCTGTTCTGGTCGCAGCGCGAGGAGAAGACCGAGAATCCCGATGTGGCCGGCGTGGTCGACGTCCAGTCGGCCCTGCGCAGGCTGCCGTTCCGCAAGCGGGCCTGTGTGGTCCTGCGGCACGCTTTCGACCTCTCGGAGAAGGACACGGCGCTCGCCCTTGGGGTCTCGGTCGGTACGGTGAAGAGCCAGACGTCCAAGGGGATGGCCGAGTTGCAGAAGCTGCTCGGCACCGAGGAGGCACCGCGGCGTATGCATGCCGGCATCACGGGCGCGGGCGTCACGGGCGCGAGTGTGCCCGGCGCGGCCGCCCCGGGCAGCGGAGGAAGGGACCGATGA
- a CDS encoding pectate lyase, giving the protein MTAPAEQRVGHRRRVTRRRAVIGSVAALALTGGAVVTTSLLSTAGAAATWPTAKGSKAVSSTIKVSGTYDGKLKKFFGKGALGGGGQDEGQDPIFELADGAVLKNVIIGVPGADGVHCKGSCTLKNVWWLDVGEDAASFKGKSSKAVYKVIGGGAKNGSDKVLQFNGAGKLVVTGFRVQNSGKLVRSCGNCKKQYKRTIVLSDIDVVAPLKAIVGVNANYGDTATLSKIRIHGDPKKKVKTCVRFKGNSSGKEPTQIGVGADGTTCKFPSSAITYK; this is encoded by the coding sequence ATGACCGCACCTGCAGAACAGCGCGTCGGGCACCGCCGTCGGGTCACCCGCCGGCGGGCCGTGATCGGTTCGGTGGCCGCCCTCGCCCTCACCGGCGGAGCCGTCGTCACGACGTCGCTGCTGTCCACCGCCGGCGCCGCCGCGACCTGGCCGACGGCCAAGGGCAGCAAGGCCGTCTCCTCGACGATCAAGGTGTCGGGCACGTACGACGGCAAGCTGAAGAAGTTCTTCGGAAAGGGCGCGCTCGGCGGCGGCGGCCAGGACGAGGGCCAGGACCCGATCTTCGAGCTGGCGGACGGCGCGGTCCTGAAGAACGTGATCATCGGCGTCCCGGGGGCGGACGGAGTGCACTGCAAGGGCAGCTGCACCCTCAAGAACGTGTGGTGGCTGGACGTCGGCGAGGACGCCGCCAGCTTCAAGGGCAAGTCGTCCAAGGCCGTGTACAAGGTCATCGGTGGCGGCGCGAAGAACGGCTCCGACAAGGTGCTGCAGTTCAACGGTGCCGGAAAGCTGGTCGTCACCGGCTTCCGCGTGCAGAACTCCGGCAAGCTGGTGCGCTCCTGCGGCAACTGCAAGAAGCAGTACAAGCGCACGATCGTGCTGAGCGACATCGACGTCGTGGCACCCCTGAAGGCGATCGTCGGCGTCAACGCCAACTACGGCGACACCGCCACGCTCTCGAAGATCCGCATCCACGGTGACCCCAAGAAGAAGGTCAAGACCTGCGTGCGCTTCAAGGGCAACAGCTCGGGCAAGGAGCCGACCCAGATCGGCGTGGGAGCGGACGGAACCACCTGCAAGTTCCCGTCATCTGCCATCACGTACAAGTAA
- a CDS encoding rhamnogalacturonan lyase B N-terminal domain-containing protein: MSTHKRHLTRRRVLGATALGVAATGAAVAGGTGLLSAASAAGFGHSDDGRNFVVDTGANLVFKVSKTTGDLTSLVHKGKEYEGYGGKHSHVESGLGASTVTIRQSGSTILIKAVHGAITQWYAARSGQNNIYLWTNKADASFTATRFLVRLKPGMFPNEGPDSWIEASDKVIEAGDVWRRSDGTTHSKHYSGKRVVDYDHIGFTTGSVGLWIVRSNHEKASGGPFYRSLLRHSNDLGAGLYEILHYNQAQTDAQRFGLQGPYVLAFTNGGAPSSSLAHDKLDTSWVDGLGITGWVGKAGRGKVAGVGLKGMDARYAYTVGFANADAQYWAKAAAGTGAFSCKGMLPGTYTLTVYKGELAVHTREVKVTAGGSTALNSITVTGDPSAAKTVWRLGDWDGTPGEFKNAELMTYAHPSDGRAAKWTGNVTLGSGDPAASFPAYMWQGVNDGVLVYFKLTAAQAAAAHTLRIGVTDAFSNGRPRVTVNEWVSAIPAAPRQPSTRSLTTGSYRGNNHTFTYNVPASAWKTNTSEYNVLKLNIVSGSSGTAFLSPGTSFDCIDLLA, translated from the coding sequence TTGAGCACCCACAAGAGACACCTCACGCGCCGGCGCGTGCTCGGGGCCACCGCGCTCGGCGTCGCCGCCACCGGCGCGGCCGTCGCGGGCGGCACCGGCCTTCTCTCCGCGGCGTCCGCCGCCGGATTCGGACACTCCGACGACGGCAGGAACTTCGTCGTCGACACCGGGGCGAACCTGGTCTTCAAGGTCTCCAAGACCACCGGCGACCTGACCTCCCTCGTCCACAAGGGCAAGGAGTACGAGGGCTACGGCGGCAAGCACTCGCACGTCGAGTCCGGTCTCGGCGCCTCGACCGTCACCATCCGGCAGTCCGGGTCGACGATCCTGATCAAGGCCGTGCACGGCGCGATCACCCAGTGGTACGCGGCCCGCAGTGGCCAGAACAACATCTACCTGTGGACGAACAAGGCGGACGCGTCCTTCACGGCGACCCGTTTCCTCGTCCGCCTGAAGCCGGGGATGTTCCCCAACGAGGGCCCGGACTCCTGGATCGAGGCCTCCGACAAGGTCATCGAGGCCGGTGACGTCTGGCGGCGCTCGGACGGCACGACCCACTCCAAGCACTACTCGGGCAAGCGGGTCGTCGACTACGACCACATCGGCTTCACCACCGGTTCGGTCGGCCTGTGGATCGTCCGCTCCAACCACGAGAAGGCCTCCGGCGGCCCGTTCTACCGCTCGCTGCTGCGTCACTCCAACGACCTGGGTGCCGGGCTCTACGAGATCCTGCACTACAACCAGGCCCAGACCGACGCGCAGCGTTTCGGCCTCCAGGGCCCCTACGTCCTGGCCTTCACGAACGGCGGAGCTCCCTCGTCCTCGCTGGCGCACGACAAGCTGGACACCTCCTGGGTGGACGGCCTCGGCATCACCGGCTGGGTCGGCAAGGCCGGGCGCGGCAAGGTGGCCGGCGTGGGCCTCAAGGGCATGGACGCCAGGTACGCCTACACCGTCGGCTTCGCCAACGCGGACGCCCAGTACTGGGCGAAGGCGGCCGCCGGCACCGGCGCCTTCTCCTGCAAGGGGATGCTGCCGGGCACGTACACGCTGACCGTCTACAAGGGCGAGCTGGCCGTGCACACCCGGGAGGTGAAGGTGACGGCGGGCGGCTCGACCGCGCTGAACAGCATCACCGTCACCGGCGACCCCTCCGCCGCGAAGACCGTCTGGCGGCTCGGCGACTGGGACGGCACACCCGGCGAGTTCAAGAACGCCGAGCTCATGACGTACGCCCACCCCTCCGACGGGCGCGCGGCGAAGTGGACGGGCAACGTCACGCTCGGCAGCGGGGACCCGGCCGCGTCCTTCCCCGCGTACATGTGGCAGGGCGTCAACGACGGCGTCCTCGTGTACTTCAAGCTCACCGCCGCCCAGGCCGCCGCCGCGCACACCCTGCGCATCGGTGTGACCGACGCCTTCTCCAACGGGCGTCCGCGCGTGACCGTCAACGAGTGGGTGTCGGCCATCCCGGCCGCGCCCAGGCAGCCCTCGACGCGTTCCCTGACGACGGGTTCGTACCGGGGGAACAACCACACGTTCACTTACAACGTGCCGGCCAGTGCGTGGAAGACGAACACCAGTGAGTACAACGTCCTGAAGCTCAACATCGTCAGCGGTTCGAGCGGCACGGCGTTCCTGAGCCCGGGCACCTCGTTCGACTGCATCGATCTGCTCGCCTGA
- a CDS encoding substrate-binding domain-containing protein produces MPSTRKAAVTAAAFLVAVATAATGCESGSATSASDAVSPTGSARPGCPDVLAKAKRAVKKAEDVNAPWSGPTTGPKAVAGKSVVYIAQTMTNPGVAGVARGVQEAADVMGWNVRAINGQGTPAGIRAAFDKALALKPSGIVIGGFDPASAADQVARANAEGIPLVGWHAIATPGPSKAPNLFSNITTDVSDVATISADWIIAESNGRAGVVLFTDASIPFAKRKSDLIRKELATCSDVELLSQEDIPIPEANSRTLEAVSSLQSRFGDKWTHSAAINDLYFGHAAPALRAGGRQGAGAPYNIGAGDGDPSAFERVNGKEFQAATVPEPLSEQGWQIIDEFNRAFAGGKASGYVAPVHITTAANSGGAQFWDSEGYREAYRKIWGK; encoded by the coding sequence GTGCCTTCCACCCGCAAAGCGGCAGTGACAGCCGCCGCGTTCCTGGTCGCGGTCGCCACCGCCGCCACCGGCTGCGAGAGCGGTTCGGCCACGTCCGCGTCCGACGCCGTGTCCCCGACCGGCTCCGCCAGGCCCGGCTGCCCCGATGTCCTCGCGAAGGCCAAGCGCGCCGTCAAGAAGGCCGAAGACGTCAACGCTCCCTGGTCCGGCCCCACCACCGGGCCCAAAGCCGTTGCCGGCAAGAGCGTCGTCTACATCGCCCAGACCATGACCAACCCCGGTGTCGCCGGTGTCGCCAGGGGCGTCCAGGAAGCCGCCGACGTCATGGGGTGGAACGTCCGCGCCATCAACGGCCAGGGCACCCCCGCCGGTATCCGGGCCGCCTTCGACAAGGCACTGGCCCTCAAGCCCTCCGGCATCGTCATCGGCGGCTTCGATCCCGCCTCGGCCGCCGATCAGGTCGCACGGGCGAACGCCGAGGGAATCCCCCTGGTCGGCTGGCATGCGATCGCCACCCCCGGCCCCAGCAAGGCCCCGAACCTCTTCAGCAACATCACCACCGACGTCAGTGATGTCGCGACGATCAGCGCCGACTGGATCATCGCCGAGTCCAACGGCCGGGCAGGCGTCGTCCTGTTCACCGACGCCTCAATACCCTTCGCGAAGCGCAAGTCCGATCTGATCAGGAAGGAACTCGCCACCTGCTCCGACGTCGAGCTGCTGAGCCAGGAGGACATCCCCATCCCCGAGGCCAACAGCCGCACCCTCGAAGCGGTCTCCTCCCTGCAGTCCCGCTTCGGTGACAAGTGGACCCACTCCGCCGCCATCAACGACCTGTACTTCGGCCACGCCGCCCCCGCCCTGCGCGCCGGCGGCAGACAGGGCGCCGGCGCTCCGTACAACATCGGCGCGGGCGACGGCGATCCCTCGGCCTTCGAGCGTGTCAACGGCAAGGAGTTCCAGGCCGCCACCGTGCCCGAGCCGCTGTCCGAACAGGGCTGGCAGATCATCGACGAGTTCAACCGCGCCTTCGCCGGCGGTAAGGCCAGCGGATACGTCGCCCCCGTACACATCACGACGGCGGCCAACAGCGGTGGCGCGCAGTTCTGGGACTCCGAGGGCTACCGGGAGGCGTACCGCAAGATCTGGGGCAAGTAG